Part of the Aquabacterium sp. NJ1 genome, TGGCCCCGCTCTTTTTTGTGAGTTATGGCGCGGCCAATCATTGGGCCGCCGCTCAGCCTGCTGTGCCCAGCGTGGTGTTTGGCTGGGAGGCGCACATCCCCTTGCTGCCCTGGACGATCCTGCCGTACTGGTCGATCGACCTGTTCTATGGCCTGTCGCTCCTGTTGGCTACGAACGCCCTGGAACTGCGCCGCCAGGTGCTGCGGCTGTTGACGGCGCAACTGGTGTGCGTGAGCTGCTTCTACCTCTGGCCCTTGCGCTTTTCGACCCCGCGCCCCGCGCTGAGCGGCTGGGAGGGCGCCTTGTTCAATGCCCTGGCGGGCTTTGACCTGCCCTATAACCAGGCGCCATCGCTGCACATCGTGCTGCTGCTGATCCTGTGGGATTACTACCGGGCGCGGTGGGCTGGTTTTCGGGCGGTACTGGTGCACGTGTGGAGCGCCTTGATCGCGGTGTCGGTGCTGACCACCTACCAGCACCATTTCGTGGATGTGCCCACCGGCGTTCTGGCCGGGGCGCTGTGCATGTGGCTGTGGCCCTTGCAGGGCGGGCTGCCCTGGCATGCGTGGCGCCAGATGGCAGCTCGCCATGGCCTGGCCGGTACGTATGCCCTGGTGGCGGCCGCGTGTGCCCTTCTGGCTGTGTGGCTGGGACAGCAGTGGAGCCCGGCGGCCTGGTGGCTGTGGTGGCCCGCGGTTGCGATGGCGCTGGTGGCGCTGGCGTATGCGGGCCTGGGCAATGGGGTGTTCCAGAAGGGCAGGCAGGGAGCGCCGTCCGTGGCGGCAGCTTTGCTGCTCTGGCCTCATCGTGTGGCGGCCTGGTTCAACGCCCGTTGCTGGACGGCGCGCTTGCCTGCCAGTGTGGCCGTGTGCGAGGGCCTCTGGCTGGGTCGTCTGCCCTTGCCCTGGGAGGCCGATCACGCTCGCTTTGCCCATGTGCTGGACGTCACCGCAGAACTCCGCGCCAGGCATCCTGGTGTGGTGTCGGTGCCGATGCTGGACCTCATCCCACCGTCGCCTGACAAGCTGCGCGAGGCGGCAGCTCAGCTGGATGCCTTGTACAGCGGCCGCCGTGGCCCGGTCCTGGTGTCGTGTGCATTGGGCTTTTCGCGTAGCGCGGCCGTCGTGCTCACCTGGCTGTGCGCCAGCGGGCGGGCTCGGTCGGTCCAGGATGCCCTGACCTTGCTGCAGCTATGCCGCCCTCAGATCGTCGTGCCCGGCGCGCTGTTGCGCGCGGTTGAAGAAGCCGCTTGTGGCATCCAGGTTGTACCGGCGGAGGCCTTGGCATGAGCGCGTCTCATCACGATGCGATGGCAAGCGATCAGGCAGCCGACAAGGCAGACAGCGCCGTGTGCGCGGCCGTGCTGCGCACGTCTCTGGTCTGGTGGGGCTGGATGAGCCTGTGTGGCCTGACCTTGGCGGGGCTGTGCCTCGTGCAAGGGGCCTGGGTGTGGCTGGGCCTGGCCTGGCCACTGTGGTTGGCCGGCACCTGGCTGACCATGCGCTTGTGGCTCGATGCGGCCCTGTTCAAAGGCCTGTCGCAAGCGGCGGGCCCAGTGAACACCGGCCCATTGCTGGACGGCGCCCTGAGCAGGGTGCTGGGCGTGCAGCCTCGGTTGGCCGCCGACGGTACGCCGCGCACGCTGGCCGTGCGTGTGGCGGGTGCGATGCGGCTGTTGCGCATGTTGGTGGCCGTGTGCGTGGTGCATGGGTGCTTGTTGCTGGCGGCGGTCCTGCAACGGGTCTTCAACGGGTGATGAGGGGGTGAGCGTGGCTGCCTTGAAGGAATGGTCTTTGCGCTTCCTGGCCTGGTTGGTCAGTGAATTGCTCTTGTTCAGTTCCAGGGCCTGGACGGGTGTGCGCCCCTTGTGGGTCGGGTCTGTGCCGCGGCTCAAGCAGCGGGTGTATTTCGCCAACCATGGCAGCCACGGTGATTTCGTGATGATCTGGGCCTGCCTGCCACCCCATGTCCGTCGTACCACGCGACCCGTGGCCGGGCAGGATTACTGGCTGGCGTCCTGGGCGCGCCGCTTTGCGGCATCTCGTGTGTTTCGCGCCTTGCTCATTGACCGGCATCCGAAGCCGGATGCGCCATCGCCTGTCTCGCTCATGGGCGAAGCCCTGCATAACGGCGAGTCGCTCATCCTCTTTCCGGAGGGCACGCGCAACACGTCGGATGCCAGCTTGTTGCCTTTCAAGAGTGGCCTGTACCACCTCAGCCGACAAAGCCCTGAAGTCGAATTTGTGCCCGTCTGGATCGACAACATCCGGCGGGTCATGCCCAAGGGCGAACTCATTCCCGTGCCCATGGTCTGCACGGTGAGTTTCGGTGCCCCCCTGTTGCTGGATGCGCAAGAAAGCAAGGACGCCTTCTTGCAGCGCGCGCAGTCGGCCGTGCTGGCCTTGCGCCCTGAGGAAAGCTTGCCATGTTGAGCATGAACCACCTTTTGTTTGACGAAGCCACCCGCTGGCTGTTTGCGGGCACGCTGGGCGTGCTGGTGCTGGCCTCCGTGATCGGCGGATTGCTGAAGTGGCGCGTGGCCAAGGGCTTGCCCCACGGCGTCATCGACAACCTCAACAGCCGCATCAAGGCCTGGTGGGTGATGGTGACGCTCATCGGCCTGTCCTTCATCTTCGGCAAGACGGGCGTGATCATCCTGTTCGCGTTCATGTCGTTCGCGGCCTTGCGCGAATACATCACGTTGGCCTACACGCGCTCGGGTGACCACATGTCGCTGGTGCTGATGTTCTATGTGGCCCTGCCCATGCAGTACTTCCTGATCTGGATCGAGTGGTACGGCTTGTTCTCCATCTTCATCCCGGTGCATGTGTTCCTGGTCCTGCCGATCGTCTCGAGCCTGCGGGGCGATACCACGCGTTTCCTGGAACGCACCGCCAAGATGCAGTGGGGGCTGATGATTTGCGTCTTCTGCGTGTCGCATGTGCCCGCCCTGCTGACGCTGCAGATTCCGGGTTACCAGGGGCGCGAACTGCTGCTGATCGCCTACCTCATCGCGGTGGTGCAGGGCAGCGATGTGCTGCAGTACGTGTGGGGCAAGCTCATGGGCAAGCGCAAGGTGGCGCCTGAGTTGTCGCCGTCCAAGACCGTGGAGGGGCTGGTGGGCGGGGTGGTGTCGGCGACCCTGCTGGGCGCGGCCATGTACGGCATCACACCCTTCACGCCCTGGCAGTCGGCACTGATTGCGCTGGCCATCTGCCTGATGGGTTTTCTTGGCGGGCTGGTGATGTCCGCCATCAAGCGTGATCGGGGCGTCAAGGATTGGGGCGCCATGATCGAAGGCCACGGCGGGATGTTGGACCGCCTCGATTCCGTGGTGTTCGCCGCCCCGATGTTTTTCCATGTGGTCCGTTTCTGGTGGGTTCCCTGATGCGTGTGCGCGCTTCTTCCTCTGTCTTGCCTCTTTGGGCCAAGCTGGCCTACACCGCTTTCGTGGCGGTGCTGGTGCCTCATTACTGGCAGGCCTATGGGCCCAGCAACTTCCTGTATTTTTGCGACATCGCCTTGTTGCTGACTTGCCTGGCCATGTGGACGGAATCCGCTTTGCTGGCCTCTGCATGCGCGGTCGGGATCCTGTTGCCGCAGTTCCTGTGGATGATCGATTTCATCGGCACCTGGCTGGGTCTGCCTGTCACCGGCATGACGGGCTATATGTTCCAGGATGCGATCCCTCTGTTCGCACGTTTTCTGTCCTTTTTCCACTTCTGGTTGCCGCTGGTGCTGCTGTGGCTGGTGATCCGGCTGGGTTACGACCGTCGAGGGCTCTGGCTGTGGTGGGCGCTGGCCTGGGCGGCCATGTGGGCTTCCTACCTGTTTCTGCCGATGCCGCCTGCACCGGCCAGCAACCCGGGTCTGCCGGTGAATGTCAACTATGTGTTTGGCATCAATGACAAGGCGCCGCAGACCTGGATGTTACAACAGGCCTTCTTTGCCCTGATGCTGACGGCGCTGCCTGCGCTGATCTGGGTGCCGACCCATCTGGTGCTCCACAAGACCGTTCGCATCCGGGCCTGAGATGAGGCCCTGCGCAGGGCACAATGGCTTTCATGGCGGCCCTGCGCATCGTTCCGTTCAGCTACATCGCCCGCAACCTGTGGGTGCGGCGCGTGACCACCTTGCTGACCGCTGGTGGCATGGGGCTGGTCGTGTACGTGTTTGCCACGGTGCTGATGATGAGCGAGGGCATCCGCGCCACGCTGGTGGCCACGGGCCAGCCCGACAACGTGATGGTGCTGCGCAAGGGGGCCGGGGCCGAGATCAACTCGGGCATCACGCGGGACCAGGCCGGTGTGATCGAAAGCCTGCCGCAGATCGCCATGGACGGCAACGGCAACCGCCTGGTCAGTACCGAGCCGGTGGTGCTCAATACCTTGCCCAAACGGGCCAATGGCAAGCCCAGCAATGTGACGGTGCGCGGCACCTCGGCCATTGGCATGGCCTTGCGCCCGCAGGTGCAGTTGTTTGCCGGGCGCATGTTCCGGCCGGGCACCAGCGAGATCATCACGGGCAAGGCCGTGGCTCGGGGCTTTGCGGGTGCAGGCCTGGGCGAGACCATGCGCTTTGCCGGGCGCGACTGGCTGGTGGTGGGCGTGTTCGACGCGGGGCGCAGCGGCTTTGATTCCGAAGTCTGGGGCGACAGCGAGCAGATGATGCAGGCCTTCCGCCGCCGGGCCTATTCCAGCGTGGTGTTCAAGCTGACGGACCCGGCTGCGTTCGATCAGGTCCGCCAGAGCCTGGACGAAGACCCGCGCCTGACGCTGGAGGCCAAGCGCGAGGCCATCTTCTACGCCGAACAATCCGAGGCCTTGGCTACCTTCATCCGCCTGCTGGGGCTGGCGCTGTCCATCATCTTCTCGATCGGGGCGGTGGTGGGCGCCATGATCACCATGTTCGCGGCCGTGGCTTCACGCATCGGCGAGATCGGCACCTTGCGGGCACTGGGCTTTCGGCGCACGGCGGTGTTGTCGGCTTTTCTGAGCGAGTCGCTGTTGCTGTCCCTGGTGGGCGGCATCATGGGCCTGGCTGCCGCCGCCTTGATGCAGACGGTCAACATCTCGACGGTCAACTTCCAGACCTTTTCCGAGCTGGCATTCCAGTTCACACTCACACCGCGCATTGCCGCGCAGTCCATCGGTTTTGCGCTGGCCATGGGCCTGGTCGGTGGCTTTGTGCCGGCCTGGCGTGCGGCGCGCATGAAGATCATCGATTGCCTGCGTCAGGCTTGATCGTTTTGTTCCTGGAGACACCCCATGCACTTGTGCAGCTATGAGTTCGAAGGCCAGACCCAGGTGGGCCTGGTGCACGGTTCGGGCATCGTCAACCTCAGCCGCGCGCTGGCCGGCGAGTTGTCGGCGCACCAGCCCATGATCGATCTGATCACCCGCTGGGCTGATCTGAAAGACCGCGTGGCCGCATTGGCCAACGCCCCGGCCGATCTCACCGTGGACGAGGTGCACCTGCTGGCGCCCGTGCCGCGCCCGGGCAAGGTGCTGGCCATCGGGCTGAACTATGTCGAGCATGTCAACGAGGCGATCATCGGTGAGAGCCGCACGGTGCCCGAGCACCCCATCTGGTTCACCAAGCTGGGCAATGCCATCAACGGGCCCTTCGACCCCATCGTGCTGCCGCGCATCTCGGCCATGACGGACTACGAGGCCGAGATGGTGGCCATCATCGGCCAGCGCTGCCGGCATGTGCCGCGTGAACAGGCGCGTGACGTGGTGTTTGGTTACTGCGTGGGCAACGACGTGTCCGTGCGCGACATCCAGAAGCGCACCTCGCAGTGGATGCTGGGCAAATCGTTCGACACGCATGCGCCTTTCGGCCCCTGGATCACCACGGCCGACGAGGTGGGTGACCCGCATGGGCTGGAGATGCAGTGTCTGGTCAATGGCGAGGTGCGCCAGCACAGCAACACGCGGCTGATGATCCACAACGTGTGGGACCAGATCGCCCAGCTCAGCCAGGTGATGACGCTGGAGCCGGGCGACGTGATCTTCACCGGCACCTGCAGTGGCGTGGGCGCGGCTTCCAATCCGCCCAGGTTCCTCAAGGCGGGCGACACGGTGCGCGTCGAGATCGCCTCGCTGGGCGCCATCGTGGCGCGGTGTGTGGATGAGGTGGCCGAAGAGGTTGCAGGCGAGGGCGCCCAGGCCTGATGCTGCGTGCCTGCCGTGTCGGCGAGGCGGCTCAAGCAGAGCCCTGGCGGGCGAATCAGCCGGCGCCGTTGCCCGCTTCCAGTGGTGCTTCCAGGGACTGGATCACCGCCTGCACGAACTCGGTGACGGTGGGCGTGAGGCTGCTGAGTTGATGCGTTTCGCCGCGCTCGATGGCCTGCAGGATCAGCTCGTTGATGCCACCGACCACGGCGGTGGCCAGCGCGGGCGTCAGCGGGCGTTTGCTGGGCTCGACGGCCCGAAACGCTTCGACCTGCATGATCAGGAACTGGCCGAAGCGCTCACCCATGCGGCGCCGCAGGGCCAGGCCCTCGGGACCGATGGTCATCATCTCGATGAAGGCGGCCCGCATCACGGCGGCCTGGCTTTCCAGGCTGCTCAGGTAGGCATGCGTGACCTTGCGCAACTGGGTCACCCAATCTTCGTCGAAGCGGTAGTTGGCGGCGATCAAGGCCAGGGTCTGGTCGCACAGGCGCTCGCCCAGGCCCAACAGGCAGGCTTCCTTGCTGGCGAACTGCTCGTAGAAGGTGCGTTTGGACACGCGCGCACGCGCCACGATGTCGGCGATCGTGATGTCGGCAAAGGCCTGGGTTTCCAAGGCTTGCGCCAGGCCATCCAGCAGGCGCTGGCGGTGCTCGGTGGCCGCGGCATGGAGGCCGGCTTTGGGCGTGTTGGGAGTGGCGTTGACCTGGTCCATGAATGAGGGGGATTAGGCCATATCTTGTGTTTGGTACTTGACGGTACCAATCTTGTTCGGTAAGGTTGCGCTCATTGGTACCGAACGGTACCGATTTCAAGAGCAAGTGTCCCTACCGACCGAGGAGAGAAGTTCATGCGTCCTGAGATGTTCAAGGCGGGCCGTGCCGCCACCGCGCTGTTGCTGACCGGTTTGAGCGCCCTGTCCGGGCTGGTTCAGGCCCAGCCCCAGGCTGCAGGCGAGGCGGCCAGGCCCTACACCGTGGTCAACGCCAGCTTTGCCTGCCAGCAGACCACCTGCGACGCCGAGTTGTGGCTGCCCCCTCAAGCCGCGGGCGCCGCCAAGCCGCCGGTGATCGTCATGGCGCACGGTTTTGGCGCCCTCAAGGATTGGGGCCTGCCGCCGTTTGCCGAGCGTTTCGTGAAGGCCGGTTTTGCTGTGGTGCGTTTTGACTACCGTGGCTTCGGCAAGAGTGGTGGCCAGCCGCGCCGCGTGGTGGATGGCAAGGAGCATGTCAAGGACTGGCTGTCCGCCATCGATGCGGTCAGCCAGCGCGCGGATGTGGACGGCCAGCGCCTGGGCATCTGGGGCACGTCGTACAGCGGTGGGCAGGTGCTGGTGGCCGGGGCGGAGCGCCCGGGCGTCGTCAAGGCGGTGAGTGCGCAGGTGCCGTTTGTCAGCGGCATTTCCAGCAGCCTGAAC contains:
- a CDS encoding ABC transporter permease; protein product: MAALRIVPFSYIARNLWVRRVTTLLTAGGMGLVVYVFATVLMMSEGIRATLVATGQPDNVMVLRKGAGAEINSGITRDQAGVIESLPQIAMDGNGNRLVSTEPVVLNTLPKRANGKPSNVTVRGTSAIGMALRPQVQLFAGRMFRPGTSEIITGKAVARGFAGAGLGETMRFAGRDWLVVGVFDAGRSGFDSEVWGDSEQMMQAFRRRAYSSVVFKLTDPAAFDQVRQSLDEDPRLTLEAKREAIFYAEQSEALATFIRLLGLALSIIFSIGAVVGAMITMFAAVASRIGEIGTLRALGFRRTAVLSAFLSESLLLSLVGGIMGLAAAALMQTVNISTVNFQTFSELAFQFTLTPRIAAQSIGFALAMGLVGGFVPAWRAARMKIIDCLRQA
- a CDS encoding TetR/AcrR family transcriptional regulator translates to MDQVNATPNTPKAGLHAAATEHRQRLLDGLAQALETQAFADITIADIVARARVSKRTFYEQFASKEACLLGLGERLCDQTLALIAANYRFDEDWVTQLRKVTHAYLSSLESQAAVMRAAFIEMMTIGPEGLALRRRMGERFGQFLIMQVEAFRAVEPSKRPLTPALATAVVGGINELILQAIERGETHQLSSLTPTVTEFVQAVIQSLEAPLEAGNGAG
- a CDS encoding alpha/beta hydrolase; its protein translation is MRPEMFKAGRAATALLLTGLSALSGLVQAQPQAAGEAARPYTVVNASFACQQTTCDAELWLPPQAAGAAKPPVIVMAHGFGALKDWGLPPFAERFVKAGFAVVRFDYRGFGKSGGQPRRVVDGKEHVKDWLSAIDAVSQRADVDGQRLGIWGTSYSGGQVLVAGAERPGVVKAVSAQVPFVSGISSSLNYPIKYQPVAGWYALRDLLRSDKDEPLYVPIVSTDGFAALICPECAEGYKKLVPPGVGQTENKVAARVFMSLPFFSPGSYAKDIQAPTLIIAADNDGLIPVAKVREVAKSVPHGEYVELKGADHFSPYTGPLFEQVVAKQTAFFVKNLMAPQNVASKP
- a CDS encoding phosphatase PAP2/dual specificity phosphatase family protein — encoded protein: MSLVRVAPMWRPGLLALLVLAPLFFVSYGAANHWAAAQPAVPSVVFGWEAHIPLLPWTILPYWSIDLFYGLSLLLATNALELRRQVLRLLTAQLVCVSCFYLWPLRFSTPRPALSGWEGALFNALAGFDLPYNQAPSLHIVLLLILWDYYRARWAGFRAVLVHVWSALIAVSVLTTYQHHFVDVPTGVLAGALCMWLWPLQGGLPWHAWRQMAARHGLAGTYALVAAACALLAVWLGQQWSPAAWWLWWPAVAMALVALAYAGLGNGVFQKGRQGAPSVAAALLLWPHRVAAWFNARCWTARLPASVAVCEGLWLGRLPLPWEADHARFAHVLDVTAELRARHPGVVSVPMLDLIPPSPDKLREAAAQLDALYSGRRGPVLVSCALGFSRSAAVVLTWLCASGRARSVQDALTLLQLCRPQIVVPGALLRAVEEAACGIQVVPAEALA
- a CDS encoding 1-acyl-sn-glycerol-3-phosphate acyltransferase is translated as MAALKEWSLRFLAWLVSELLLFSSRAWTGVRPLWVGSVPRLKQRVYFANHGSHGDFVMIWACLPPHVRRTTRPVAGQDYWLASWARRFAASRVFRALLIDRHPKPDAPSPVSLMGEALHNGESLILFPEGTRNTSDASLLPFKSGLYHLSRQSPEVEFVPVWIDNIRRVMPKGELIPVPMVCTVSFGAPLLLDAQESKDAFLQRAQSAVLALRPEESLPC
- a CDS encoding phosphatidate cytidylyltransferase, encoding MLSMNHLLFDEATRWLFAGTLGVLVLASVIGGLLKWRVAKGLPHGVIDNLNSRIKAWWVMVTLIGLSFIFGKTGVIILFAFMSFAALREYITLAYTRSGDHMSLVLMFYVALPMQYFLIWIEWYGLFSIFIPVHVFLVLPIVSSLRGDTTRFLERTAKMQWGLMICVFCVSHVPALLTLQIPGYQGRELLLIAYLIAVVQGSDVLQYVWGKLMGKRKVAPELSPSKTVEGLVGGVVSATLLGAAMYGITPFTPWQSALIALAICLMGFLGGLVMSAIKRDRGVKDWGAMIEGHGGMLDRLDSVVFAAPMFFHVVRFWWVP
- a CDS encoding fumarylacetoacetate hydrolase family protein, translated to MHLCSYEFEGQTQVGLVHGSGIVNLSRALAGELSAHQPMIDLITRWADLKDRVAALANAPADLTVDEVHLLAPVPRPGKVLAIGLNYVEHVNEAIIGESRTVPEHPIWFTKLGNAINGPFDPIVLPRISAMTDYEAEMVAIIGQRCRHVPREQARDVVFGYCVGNDVSVRDIQKRTSQWMLGKSFDTHAPFGPWITTADEVGDPHGLEMQCLVNGEVRQHSNTRLMIHNVWDQIAQLSQVMTLEPGDVIFTGTCSGVGAASNPPRFLKAGDTVRVEIASLGAIVARCVDEVAEEVAGEGAQA